The DNA sequence GGCCTTTTTCCGGTCTGAGGTCCGCCCGACACTGCGGCCCATACGTCTCATTTTCCCGGGTGCCTTGAGGGTAACTACCTTGGTTACTTTAACTTTGAAGATTTCTTCCACCGCATTCTTGATATCCACCTTAGTCGCTGCCGGATGCACCTCGAACGTGTACTTTCCTTCTTCCATCAGAATCATGGCTTTCTCAGTGATCACCGGCTTCCTAAGAACTTCCCGCGCTTCCATTAGCCGAGCACCTCCTCCACCCGGGCCACGGCATCTCGGGTAATAATCAAGCGGTCGTGCCTCAGGATATCATAGACATTCAGAGCCACCGCCTCCAGCGTCTCTACCTCCGGAATATTACGGGCTGAGCGCTGCACTTGATCGTCCCGCCCGGCCGTAACG is a window from the Bacillota bacterium genome containing:
- a CDS encoding 50S ribosomal protein L23, whose amino-acid sequence is MEAREVLRKPVITEKAMILMEEGKYTFEVHPAATKVDIKNAVEEIFKVKVTKVVTLKAPGKMRRMGRSVGRTSDRKKAVVTLAKGQRIPFFEGA